The segment CAAAGGTCACCGAAGGGTTGCTCACCTATGATTTCGACCTCACACCAAAACCCTTGCTGGCAACCGATTGGCAGATCAGCCCGGACGGGCTGAAATATACGTTCAAACTGCGAGATGGGGTGAAGTGGCATGATGGCAAGCCCTTCACCTCGGCAGATGTGGCGTTTTCCATCAAAACCATTGCGCAGGTCCATCCGCGCGGGCGCAACACATTCCTCAATTTGACGGAGGTGGAAACCCCGGATGCACGCACGGTGGTGCTCGTGCTGTCCAAGCCCGCCCCCTATCTCATCACCGCCCTTGCCTCTTCCGAGACGCCGATTGTGCCAAGGCATCTTTATGAAGGCACCAAAGTGCAGGAAAACCCGGTCAATCTTGCCCCTGTTGGCACCGGCCCCTATAAATTCAAGCAATGGGTGCGCGGCAGCCATATTGTCTATGTCCGCAATGAGGACTATTGGGACAAGCCCCGCCCCTATCTCGACAGCCTGATTGTGCGCTTCATCTCGGATTCGGCGGCGCGGTCGATAGCGATTGAGGCGGGTGAGATTGATCTGGCGCCAAGCACACCGGTATCCTACGGCGATCTGGATCGGTTGAAAGCCTTGCCGCATATCGGTTTTGAAACGCAGGGCTACCAATATTCCAATGGTGTTACGCGTGTCGAGTTCAATCTGGAAAAAGAGTTTTTCAAGGATGTGCGGGTGCGCCGCGCCTTCGCCCATGTGATTGATCGCAATGTGATTTTCAACACTGTCAACTACGGCTATGGCGCGCCGATTACCGGCCCCATCAATCCCAAACTGTCAAAATGGTATGTTGCAGACCTGAAGACCTATCCCATTGATCTTAAAGCGGCGGAAGCTTTGCTGGATGACGCTGGCTATAAGCGCGGCAAGGATGGCATCCGCGCCCGCCTCAATCTCGATTATGTGCCGGGTGAAGGCTATCCGCGCGGCGCGGATTATATTCGGCAGGCGCTGGCCAAGGTGGGCATTGAGGTCACGGTACGCACACAGGATTTTGCCACCTACACCAAACGCATCTACACCGACCGTGATTTCGATTTTGCCTATGAAGGCATGAGCAATCTGTTTGATCCCACCGTGGGTGTGCAGCGGCTTTATTGGAGCAAGAATTTCCTAAAGGGCGTGCCTTTCTCGAATGGCGCAGCCTATAGCAACCCGAAAGTCGATGCCCTGCTGGAAGCAGCAGCGGTGGAGATTGATCCGAAAAAACGCGTGGCGCAGTGGAAGGAAATCCAGCAGATTCTGGTGGAGGATGTGCCTGCCATCGACATCGCTGCGGCTCCAGAAATCACCATTTATAACAAGCGTATCGCCGATCACACGCTAGGCGCGGAAGGCATCATTAGCAGCCTCGCCTTCGCCTATATCGCGTCATCGTAAGGCTTGGTTTCTGAAGGTTTTCGCCGGGCGTTGAGCCGGTTTCATCTCCTGTTTGTCGAGGATATTATGGTCACTCCCATCTCCAAACTCTGGTATACGCGCTGCCCGGTGCCAACGCCCGTGGGGCTTGCGGCCCAGCTTGGCTATCTTGAACAAAGCTTTGCCGAGATTGGCATCACGCTGGAGTCCATCATTGATTCCCCCGATAAAACCATCCGACAGAGCCATTTCAACCACACGCTGGAATGGTCCTTCCGCCATGGCGGCAATGTGCCACCCATCCGCGCCCGCTCGGAAGGCCGCAACACCCGGCTGGTGGGCATTACCTGGACCGATGAGTTTCAAGCCATCATCACCCTGCCGCACACTGGCATCAAAAGCCTGAAGGACCTGGTTGGCCGCCGGTTTGGCGTGCCAAAGCGGCCGGACGGGATTGTTGATTTCATGCGTGCCACCGCCCTGAAAGGCCTTGTATCGGCCCTGTCGCTGGAGGGGATTTCGATCAATGCGGTTGATCGGACCGACATCACCATCACTGAGTCCGTGCTGGATGGACAAACGGGCGTATCGCTGTTTGGCCTGAAGCGGCGGCAATCCTTTGGCGAGGAGGCCGCAGCCCTGTTGCGTGGCGAGGTCGACGCAATTTTTGTGAAAGGAACTGCGGGTATTGCCGTTGCCAATCTGATTGGCGCGGTGACGGTTTCTGACTTCGGCTTTCATCCCGACCCAACCATCCGCATCAATTCCGGCTCGCCGCGCATTCTCACGGTGGATGCGCGACTGGCCGATGAACGTCCCGATCTGGTGGAGCGGCTGATTGCGGTGATCCGCAAGGCCTCCGGCTGGGCGGAGGCACACCCGGATGAAACCCGCCGCTTCATTGCCCGCGAGGCGGGAGCCAGCGAAGAACAGGTGCTGGCCGCCAATGGCCCGGATGTGCACCGCCATCTCGGCATCGGGCTGGAGTCTGCCCATGTGGCCGCTGTGAAGCATTATAAGGATTTTCTGTATCAATGGGGCTTCTTGCAGGCCGATTTTGACCTCGATGCCTGGGTGGATCAGCGCCCTTATGCCGCGCTGGACCGGAGGGCTGTTGCATGAGTGCCACCGTTTCTGCCATCAAGCCCAATGCGGCACCAAGCCCTGATCCCGTTGAGATCGCACGAGAACTGGCACGCGATTTCGCAACGCGCGCCGCCGAATATGACCGCAGCGGTGATTTCCCCCATGACAACATCGCAGCGCTTCACGAAGCCGGTTTGCTGGCTTTGTTGATTGCCAAAGACCATGGCGGTCTGGGAGCGAACCTTGAAACCGCGCATAAGGTCATCTCCGAAATCGCGATTGGTGATCCTTCAACCGCGCTCATTCTCACCATGCATTACACCATCCATGGTGTGATCAATCTGGGGCGCTGGCCAGAGGCCTTGGCAGCGCGCGTGCTGGCAGCCAGCCGAACCAAGCCGGTGTTGGTCAACAATGCGCAGGCCGAGCCGGGCATGGGCTCCCCCGCCCATGGCGGATTGCCCGAAACCATCGCCCACATTGAGGGAGATCATTGGGTGATCAATGGTCACAAGAGCTTTGTCACTGGGCTTGCCGGGCTGACATGGGCGGTTGTGCTGGCATTGACCACGGAAGAGGTGCCACGCCTCATTCAGGTGCTGGTGCCGCTGGATGCTCCGGGCATTCGCAAAGTGCGCACCTGGGAGGCAGCTGGCATGTATTCCACCGCCAGCGATGATCTCCTGCTGGAAAACGTGCGGGTGCCGCTGTCTGATCTGATCTTTGAACAACCGGCCAGCGAGCCACTGCGCCGCGATCCGGATTTCGCCAACACCTTCTTCACGCTGCTGTCTTCGGTCTATCATGGCGTGGCTCTATCGGCCCGAAATGATCTTTTGAAGCACCTCACCAGCCATGCCCCCACCAGCCTTGGCGCACCCTTGGCCTCTATTCCGCGTCTTCAGGAAGGCGTGGGCCAAATTGAAGTGCTGCTGGCCACCAATGCCCGGCTGCTGCGCTCTTTGGCACGCGACGTTGACCAAAAAACAGCAGGCCCCACCGACGCGCTGGCGGTGCGCCACGTGGTGATCGACAACGCCGTGACCGTCACCGATCTGGCCCTCGAATACGGCGGCAACCGTGGCCTGAGGCGCGATTATCATCTGGAGCGGCACCATCGCGACGCGATTACCGCCCGCGCCCATGCCCCACAAAGCCATATGATCCGGTCCATTTTCGGCAAAGCCGCTCTGGAGCGAGCTTCTGTGAAAACCTGAAACCCTATTTTTGCAAGGATATAGCCATGAGTATCTGCACCTATAGCGCAAGACTTCAGCAGCGGCGGGCCGAGCTGAGCACCATGATCGACATGCAGGAAACGTTCAGCGGTTATTCCTGCGATGATAGCGTTGACGATAGACTGATGGATCTGCGGGAGAGGCTGGCTGACGTGGACTATGATCTGCGCCAACACAGGCTTGAACAACAACAAGAGAACCGGGGAGACAGTCACGGATTGTCTTACTATATCAGCGGCAGATGATATTGGCAAAAAACAGCGTGAGAAGGTCAGCGTAGTAAGGATGCTTCAAATATCTTTTCCTTGCGAGGGTCTGTAAGGTTCAGATTGAACCAGACAGACTCTCGCTTTTCTTGTTGTCGTTTGTCTTTTCGGGAAAACCGGTAGCCACTTTTCCATGAAAAACTCTAGGGTTGAGCAACATTTTGCCTGCACGCAATTTGAACACCAGCCAATAAATGCCAAAAATCAATCCGATATCCGCTTTTCAACGCGATTTTTCGATCTTCAAAACCGGTCTTTCCATAAAATTTTTCCAACTCATCAACGGGAAGCATGAATCTTCCAGAGGGGTGTTGAAAATTAGAATAGTAAATCAATAGACAATATTGATTGCAACACGCAAAAGCTTACCCTTGGTCCACGGGTTCATTCACTCACTACCCAGGGACATTGATGATGACGCTTCGCCGCACTTTTCTTGGCCTCAGCCTTGCGCTGGCCGCTTCTGTTAGCCTTTCGACCATCGGCCATGCATCTGATGCGCCGGTCAAGGGCGGAACCTTGGTCTATCTTGAGCAGCAGGCCCATACCAATCTCTACCCACCAGCAGGCGGCTTTTACCCCAACAGCGGCATTCTCAACCAGATCACCGACAAGCTGACCTATCAAAACCCCAAGACGCTGGACATCGAGCCGTGGATTGCCGAAAGCTGGGCAGTCAATGCCGATAACACGGAATATACCTTCAAGATCCGCCCCGGCGTGACGTTCTCCGATGGCTCTCCCGTGGATGCCAATGCGGTGGCCAAAAACTTCGATCGCTTCGGGCTTGGTGATAAGGGCTTGAAACAGCCGGTGTCGGAAGTGGTCAATAATTACGACCACAGCGAAGTGATTGACCCGCTGACGGTGAAATTCGTGTTTAAAAAGCCCTCGCCGGGCTTTCTGCAAGGCACATCCGTTATCGGCTCCGGTCTGGTGTCGCTGAAAACGCTCTCACTGCCGTTTGAGCAATTCGGCAACGCCACCAAAATCATTGGTTCCGGTCCCTTTGTCGTCAGTGCTGAGACGCTTGGCAAATCCCTCGATCTGAAAGTGCGCGCCGATTACAATTGGGGTCCGAAAAAGCTTGAGCATCAGGGCCGCGCCTATCTTGATGGCATCAAATATATCATCACCCGTGAAGATGGCGTGCGTATTGGTGCGCTTCTGGCCGGTCAGGCCGATCTGATCCGCCAGATTCAGGCCTATGATGAGGCGCAGGTTGAAACACAAAATTTCAAGATCTATGCACCCGGCACCCGTGGCGTGAACAATTCGGTGGTGTTCAGGCCAGACAATCCGCTGGTTGCTGATGTGCGGGTGCGCAAGGCGCTGTCTTTGGCCACCAACCGCGATGAAATCATCAAGACCCTATTCTCCAAGAACTATCCACGCGCCACCTCAATCATTGCTTCCTCGGCCATTGGCTATGTCGATCAATCCGACAAGCTGGGCTTTGATGTTGATAAGGCCAAGGCGCTGTTGGATGAGGCTGGATATAAGCCAGATGCCGATGGCATTCGTGCCAAGGACGGTGCCAAGCTGGTGCTGACAGCCTATGAATCCCTGCCCCAACCACAAAACCGCGCCGCCTTGCAACTGATTGCCCAGCAATGGCAAAAAGTGGGCGTGAAGCTCAACGTGCTGGCCGGCGATGCGGGAAGTGCCACTTTGGATGATCTTGATCCGCAGAAAACCCCTGTGGCTCCTGCCATGGTGGGGCGTGCTGATCCCGATGTGATCAAGAGCCAATATTTTCCGAAAAACCGCGATGTGCTGCGCCAAAAGGGCGGTGCCAGCGACAAGGTGCAGGGCTTTGCCGATGACAAGCTCAATGCCATTTTGCAAGAAATTAGCTCGCAGCCTGATCCGCAAAAGCGGCTGAAGGCCGTGGCCGATGCGCAGGCCTATGTGCTGGATCAGGCCTATGCCATCCCGATTTTTGAAGAGCCACAGGCTTTTGCCGGAGCGCCTTACGTGAAGGGTGTGGCTTTTGATGCCGTTGCCCGCCCAAGCTTCTA is part of the Agrobacterium vitis genome and harbors:
- a CDS encoding TIGR04028 family ABC transporter substrate-binding protein, giving the protein MMTLRRTFLGLSLALAASVSLSTIGHASDAPVKGGTLVYLEQQAHTNLYPPAGGFYPNSGILNQITDKLTYQNPKTLDIEPWIAESWAVNADNTEYTFKIRPGVTFSDGSPVDANAVAKNFDRFGLGDKGLKQPVSEVVNNYDHSEVIDPLTVKFVFKKPSPGFLQGTSVIGSGLVSLKTLSLPFEQFGNATKIIGSGPFVVSAETLGKSLDLKVRADYNWGPKKLEHQGRAYLDGIKYIITREDGVRIGALLAGQADLIRQIQAYDEAQVETQNFKIYAPGTRGVNNSVVFRPDNPLVADVRVRKALSLATNRDEIIKTLFSKNYPRATSIIASSAIGYVDQSDKLGFDVDKAKALLDEAGYKPDADGIRAKDGAKLVLTAYESLPQPQNRAALQLIAQQWQKVGVKLNVLAGDAGSATLDDLDPQKTPVAPAMVGRADPDVIKSQYFPKNRDVLRQKGGASDKVQGFADDKLNAILQEISSQPDPQKRLKAVADAQAYVLDQAYAIPIFEEPQAFAGAPYVKGVAFDAVARPSFYSVWLDK
- a CDS encoding acyl-CoA dehydrogenase family protein translates to MSATVSAIKPNAAPSPDPVEIARELARDFATRAAEYDRSGDFPHDNIAALHEAGLLALLIAKDHGGLGANLETAHKVISEIAIGDPSTALILTMHYTIHGVINLGRWPEALAARVLAASRTKPVLVNNAQAEPGMGSPAHGGLPETIAHIEGDHWVINGHKSFVTGLAGLTWAVVLALTTEEVPRLIQVLVPLDAPGIRKVRTWEAAGMYSTASDDLLLENVRVPLSDLIFEQPASEPLRRDPDFANTFFTLLSSVYHGVALSARNDLLKHLTSHAPTSLGAPLASIPRLQEGVGQIEVLLATNARLLRSLARDVDQKTAGPTDALAVRHVVIDNAVTVTDLALEYGGNRGLRRDYHLERHHRDAITARAHAPQSHMIRSIFGKAALERASVKT
- a CDS encoding ABC transporter substrate-binding protein, whose translation is MVTPISKLWYTRCPVPTPVGLAAQLGYLEQSFAEIGITLESIIDSPDKTIRQSHFNHTLEWSFRHGGNVPPIRARSEGRNTRLVGITWTDEFQAIITLPHTGIKSLKDLVGRRFGVPKRPDGIVDFMRATALKGLVSALSLEGISINAVDRTDITITESVLDGQTGVSLFGLKRRQSFGEEAAALLRGEVDAIFVKGTAGIAVANLIGAVTVSDFGFHPDPTIRINSGSPRILTVDARLADERPDLVERLIAVIRKASGWAEAHPDETRRFIAREAGASEEQVLAANGPDVHRHLGIGLESAHVAAVKHYKDFLYQWGFLQADFDLDAWVDQRPYAALDRRAVA
- a CDS encoding ABC transporter substrate-binding protein, producing the protein MIVNRPSTEHAAHSTTRRGFLLASAAVSAFAMSGTRLRAATPAKGGTATLLLSSEPPVLTTIAHTAFNSVYVSPKVTEGLLTYDFDLTPKPLLATDWQISPDGLKYTFKLRDGVKWHDGKPFTSADVAFSIKTIAQVHPRGRNTFLNLTEVETPDARTVVLVLSKPAPYLITALASSETPIVPRHLYEGTKVQENPVNLAPVGTGPYKFKQWVRGSHIVYVRNEDYWDKPRPYLDSLIVRFISDSAARSIAIEAGEIDLAPSTPVSYGDLDRLKALPHIGFETQGYQYSNGVTRVEFNLEKEFFKDVRVRRAFAHVIDRNVIFNTVNYGYGAPITGPINPKLSKWYVADLKTYPIDLKAAEALLDDAGYKRGKDGIRARLNLDYVPGEGYPRGADYIRQALAKVGIEVTVRTQDFATYTKRIYTDRDFDFAYEGMSNLFDPTVGVQRLYWSKNFLKGVPFSNGAAYSNPKVDALLEAAAVEIDPKKRVAQWKEIQQILVEDVPAIDIAAAPEITIYNKRIADHTLGAEGIISSLAFAYIASS